TACTTGTTAGCAAGCTAGTAGCTCACAAACATCAAGCTTTCGCTAAAGCTGCTTCCGTCCGCGCACGATCTCTTTCTAGCACCGGTCCTAGGTACTTGCCTGTATAAGAGCCCTCAACCTTCGCCACGTCCTCTGGCGTTCCAGTAGCCACAATCATACCGCCGCCGTTGCCGCCTTCGGGACCTAGATCAACGAGGTAATCGGCGGTCTTGATGACATCTAGGTTGTGCTCGATTACGAGCACGCTCTCCCCAGAGTCAACGAGACGGTGAAGCACCTGAAGTAAGCGATCTATATCATCTACGTGAAGTCCAGTTGTAGGCTCATCTAGAATGTAGAGCATCTTCCCCGTACTCCGACGATACAGCTCCGCAGCTAGCTTAACGCGCTGGGCTTCTCCACCCGAGAGCGTAGTCGCTGGCTGGCCAAGATCCATATATCCAAGACCCACATCCATGAGCGTCTGCATCTTGCGATGTATTCGAGGAATATTAACGAAAAACTCTGTTGCATCCTCTATCGTCATTGCAAGCACTTCAGCAATACTTTTGCCTTTGTATTTGACTTCAAGCGTCTCCCGATTGTACCGTTTGCCTTTGCAAATTTCGCACGGAACATAAACATCAGGCAGGAAATGCATCTCGATTTTGATAATGCCATCGCCCTTGCACGCTTCACAACGTCCGCCTTTGACATTAAAGCTGAAGCGTCCTTTCTTGTACCCCCGTACCTTGGATTCGTTGGTCATCGCATATACATCACGAATGTCATCGAATACCCCAGTATAGGTTGCAGGATTGGAACGCGGCGTTCGACCGATTGGAGATTGATCAATATCAATAACTTTTTCCAAATGCTCGATTCCGTTGATTTCTTTGTAAACGCCTGGGCGAGTTTTGGCTCTGTTCAAATCCCTTGCCAGTGTCTTATAGAGAATTTCGTTTACAAGCGTCGATTTGCCTGATCCAGAAACACCCGTAACTGCCGTAAACACACCTAGTGGAAATTTAGCATTAAGGTTTCTAAGATTGTTTTCCTTGGCACCTTTAATTTCGATCCAATTTCCGTTAGGCTTACGCCGTTGCTGTGGCACTGGAATGAACTTCCGACCGCTTAAATACGCACCCGTAAGCGACTTCTCGTCATCCATTACTTGCTGTGGCGTACCTTGTGAGATAACAGTTCCACCGTGAATTCCCGCTCCTGGACCTATATCAATAATCCAGTCAGCAGCCATCATCGTGTCCTCATCATGCTCGACAACAATAAGTGTATTCCCGATATCCCTCATATGATTCAACGTTTGGATAAGACGATCATTATCACGCTGATGCAGCCCAATACTCGGCTCATCTAGAATATAAAGAACACCCATAAGGCTAGAACCAATCTGAGTGGCTAAACGAATTCGCTGCGCCTCTCCACCGGATAACGTGCCAGCTGCGCGAGACAAGGTCAAATAATCTAAGCCAACATTCACAAGGAAGCCGAGACGATTATTAATTTCCTTCAGAATCAGGTTCGCGATCGCCATTTCCTTCTCATTCAGCGCAAGCCCCGAGAAAAAGCTCTGAGCTTCGCCAATGGATAGCGAGGTTACATGAGCAATATTCTCTTTGCCAATTGTAACAGCCAGTGATTCTTTCTTCAGCCGCTGTCCACGGCACTTGCCACAAGGCTTAGCGCTCATATACGACTCAATAAACTCACGAATACCCTCAGAGCCGGTTTCCCGATAACGGCGCTCTAAGTTATGCACAACTCCTTCAAAAGGAACTTGAGCATCACGAGTATGTCCAAACTCGTTCTCGTAACGGAACCGAATCTTCTCACCAGCTGTACCATACAAAATAATTTGCATTTGCTTATCACTTAACTCGCTAACGGGAATATCCGTTGCAATGTCATAATGAGCACATACGGCAGAGAGAAACTGCGGGTAATAGTTGGACGTACTGCCTGCCCATGCTTCAAATGCACCT
This portion of the Cohnella abietis genome encodes:
- the uvrA gene encoding excinuclease ABC subunit UvrA; its protein translation is MANENIVIKGARAHNLKNIDVTIPRDKFVVLTGLSGSGKSSLAFDTIYAEGQRRYVESLSAYARQFLGQMDKPDVDSIEGLSPAISIDQKTTSRNPRSTVGTVTEIYDYLRLMFARVGKPHCPDHGLEITSQTVEQMVDRIMEYPERTRLQILAPVVSGRKGEHTKLLTDIQKQGFVRVRVNGELRDLSEKIELEKNKKHSIEVVVDRIVVKEDVASRLADSLETGLKLSGGQIIVDIIEKEELMFNSNLACPECGFSIDELAPRMFSFNSPYGACPECDGLGVKMVVDPELLIPDRSKSIEEGAFEAWAGSTSNYYPQFLSAVCAHYDIATDIPVSELSDKQMQIILYGTAGEKIRFRYENEFGHTRDAQVPFEGVVHNLERRYRETGSEGIREFIESYMSAKPCGKCRGQRLKKESLAVTIGKENIAHVTSLSIGEAQSFFSGLALNEKEMAIANLILKEINNRLGFLVNVGLDYLTLSRAAGTLSGGEAQRIRLATQIGSSLMGVLYILDEPSIGLHQRDNDRLIQTLNHMRDIGNTLIVVEHDEDTMMAADWIIDIGPGAGIHGGTVISQGTPQQVMDDEKSLTGAYLSGRKFIPVPQQRRKPNGNWIEIKGAKENNLRNLNAKFPLGVFTAVTGVSGSGKSTLVNEILYKTLARDLNRAKTRPGVYKEINGIEHLEKVIDIDQSPIGRTPRSNPATYTGVFDDIRDVYAMTNESKVRGYKKGRFSFNVKGGRCEACKGDGIIKIEMHFLPDVYVPCEICKGKRYNRETLEVKYKGKSIAEVLAMTIEDATEFFVNIPRIHRKMQTLMDVGLGYMDLGQPATTLSGGEAQRVKLAAELYRRSTGKMLYILDEPTTGLHVDDIDRLLQVLHRLVDSGESVLVIEHNLDVIKTADYLVDLGPEGGNGGGMIVATGTPEDVAKVEGSYTGKYLGPVLERDRARTEAALAKA